ttaatatatgctttccaatgtccttgtccgagttactcgatatctgtgaccatgcccatggcaaaagcagatatcggtctcgtcataagcattgcatacattaggcttcctacagtgaAGCAtaagaactgctttcatgtcatctatctctttcgatgtctttggagacatctctttagatagagctactccatgtctaaaggtaagaaacctttcttggaatcctgcatgctaaaacgagcaaggattgtatctatatatgaagcttgggatagacacaacattcttttcttacgatcccttataactttgatcccaagaatgtgtgcacaatctcctaagtccttcatatcaaattgtttggacaaccatacccttacgtctgataataccttgacattgttgccaattaacaaaatatcatctacgtatagtacaagaaataccaccacgtttccattacacttcttatatacacaagactcatccggactttgaataaatccatatgactggattacttcattaaaccggatgttccaagatcttgaagcttgctttagtccataaatggaccgattgagcttgcacactagatgctctttgcctttttcaatgaacccttctggttgcttcatatggatgttctcttcaagacttccattaaggaaagctgtcttgacatccatttgccaaatctcataatccatatgagcagcaatggataagagtatccggatagatttaagcatggctaccggtgaaaaggtttcctcataatcgattccctctttctgagtgtaccctttcgctttgaaggtttctaccttcccgtctgtccctcttttccttttgtagatccacttgcatccaacggcttttataccatcaggtgattctacaagctcccagaccttattagagtgcatagactctatttcagaattcattgccttttgccaagatgctgcatctatatcttggagtgcttcgtcatatgtttgtggatcaggttcatgtttacccgggatcaagtccgaagactctcccaaaaacatgaatctttcaggctgccttacaaccctcccactacgatgaggcattgtctgtggttgtgtatcatgtgtgacatgtgttgcagtctcttgtggtacttcatcttgtactgttggtactgaagtagacatgccctctctaagttcttccaaaacaactttgctactgggcttgtgatccattatatagtcttcttctaaaaattgggcattggtgctaacaatgaccttctggtctttaggactataaaataaaccacctttcgttcctttgggatatcctacaaacacgcgaacttctgtacgagattctaacttatcagcatcgtcagtagctgctataacgtgtagcagcttatccgcaatagctactataacgtgtagcagcttatccgcagtagctactataacgtgCAGTAGCTTATccgcagtagctactacaacgtgtaacaacttatcgacagtagttgcgacaagtaggggtgatcgcggatcgggttggttcggttattgggataaaaaacaaTCCGGTcttactagatcagataatgtaatatcaggaccgtacatccgaccctatatccggcggatttttttttttggttcggtTCGAGTCGGTATAAGTGGGTTGGTCGGTTTGGtgggttgactgctcacccctactACCCACTGCTTATCCGCCTAAGGGCGCCTCCGAgcaccatggagggtgccctccacccAGCGTCGAGGGGGCCTCCAGCACCCCTGGAGGGAGCCTCCTACTCTGCTGCATGGACTCTTCAAGcatcgcacccgaggcgcctccaagctccatggagggtgcattgggtactgttcatccgaggctttatccttgtaaaatgtgttagtccaaaatacaaactATATCCTGCAAAAGAGTTTAGCACAATAGTATATAAGAaataataagtcattttgacaGTCTCCCAACTGTTCGGTTCTGATTTCGAATTTTCATCTGAAAATcgtaggtcgaaccaacgcctactattccctccccgggaaatgcgtcctcacctactccactcaggagagtttacctgttgtcagaccggtcctccagaccaattggacttttgctcagcgcccgaggctttAGGACTTTCAGTTGGACGTTCGCTCTAGgacccgtccagtcttttcacctggttcgcgaccactaggactttccacctagagtccccgactctagggtttttgcccgaagccctcgactcgccaagactttccgcctagggttaccatcccctaggacctaaggttatcaccctctaggattttccacctgcctatccgcagctaggacttttgctataaatacacttaggactttcctgaaaactcattcaaacacattagaccacaaataaccttaattttgaaccatttgtcattatcaaaaactTAGGtgcaatcgtcggatgcttcccacaccaacaatttGAAGAGACATTCGCTCATATTGTGAAATTTATGTCAATTCGTGTCATTTTAGCTATAGTTGCATATTTTGACTTGAAATTACATTAGATGAATGTAAAAATAGTTTtttcttaatggtaatcttgacgaggaaatctatatggtacaactgAATGTTACATTACTAAAGTCCAAGATATATAGacttaaaaaattctataaatcgTCTAAAGAAAATGTCAAGACAATGAaatataagatttaatgaagtcattttatcttatagtttcaaaatgatcaataaggatcattgtgtttacataagaaaaaaaaaaagtttgtcaCCTTATCATTATATAtcgatgatatgctaatagctggaagtgacataaagtctGTAATAGAAGTCAAAACATGACTTACATCATagtttgacataatagatatgggagaaactAAGTGTATCTTAGAAgtaaagatcataagagatcgatCAAAAAAGCTCTTTGGTTTATCTCAAGAGGCTTATATCACTAAAATATtataacacttcaatatgtcatattgcaacattgaacaaatACTTGTAGTGGAAAATACTATTTTGAGCGAAAATATATATCCCAAGACTCTTGAGGAAATAGTTGATATGAAGAAAAAATTATATGTCAATgacattggtagtttaatgtatatTATATTGTGTACACGTCCTGATATTAACTATGTTGTTGACTTAGTCGTTTTTAGTTAAATCCAGAATCAAGACATTGGAAAGCGGTAAAGAAGATATTAAGATGTCTCAAAGGGACATTagattattatatttgttttcaaGGACAAAGATGAGCCTTAAAAGTTATACAGATGTAGATTGGGTAAGGGACCTTGATGATAAAAAATCTACATCTAGCTATAGGTTTTGCTAAATGGTGGTGTCAACTCATGGAACAGCAaaaaacaagcttgtgtagcatTATCGATAATGAAAACTGAGTATGTGGCATGTTCAGTAGTTGTATAAGAAGTTGTCTGGTTAGGAAGGTTCCTAAAATATCTGAAAATTATTGAGGATAGTGAGAGTCCTGTTAAGTGTACTATGATAATCACTTTGCTATAGTTTTTTTCTAGGAATTTCAAATATCACAACAACGGCAAACACATAGTTATTGAGTATAGTTTTATAAGGGATATTATTGATAAGAAAAAGATAaatcttgagtatatccctataCGTGTTATGCTTGccgatccttttactaagtcattgactaaaaaaTCAATTCAAAGACATGTAAAGTTTTTGAGACTTTGAAGAATATAACATACTGTAAAGACAATAAGAAATGTGAAATGCCATGATGGATTCTATATGTCATTGTTACCTTTTGGGTAATGTCTTGGTGAGCATAGTGGTAGATTAAGATTAATTTATTCATATGGATAATCATCTCtagttgttaagtataaatagaagcAAGATCATTATTTATATGACAAATAATGATACTGTAAATAGAGACATATCTGTAAGTTAGGGTCGTTTTGATAGTTATAGCAAAATGAGATCATTTATGAATTGAAAATGACCTGAGTAAATGTACCCATCATTTATTGAACCTGATGGAGGCTAGATTAGAATTCATGAGTTGAATTCAAGATTAGGTGTTGAGaatgtttatatcaaaatttGTACGTTGTTAAATTTGAGAAAAAACATACACTCTTTATTAGTAAAGAGAAAATATTGTATCAtctgattcataccacatgtgctatagcGACAATGagagtagtaggagaatgaattttCACTTCTCCACTATGTGAgttctttgagattataagttaatattaattttacCCTAActgattatttaaatatctacTTGAAATTTTAATCAGGGTATGCTACTTTAACATGTATCCTAATAACATAAATAATTCGGTCTAAAGAACATGACTAGgaaaataacaaattaaaataaatgaattatagttaaaaagaagattaaaataaatttacatctttaatatttatttattggtcGATCAATTATATTTTTATTGAGCCCATAAAATGTAATTATGAATAATTATATTGAttgaatatattaaatatatttttaacatAATAGTTATAATAGTTATTATGAGAGATTAGTGGACATGCATTGGTTGTGGGCACACGTTGCCTAGCAGTGGGCACACGTGTCTTCCCTTACTCTCCTTTGTTATTGCGTTCAAATAGAGAAGACGGGGGTGTTAGAACTCTTGATTTTTTGGTGTCATGATAAGATCCACCTACGGCTTTCTGAATTTACCTATTGGTCGATTTGTAAGACCAATCCGTCCACATCCAAAATTAATTGGACTGACGGCCTATATATATATCAGCCAGTGGACTACTCTAATCGCCCGACAAAACTCCCTCAAAACAAACTAGGGAGAGCCATCATTGCCGACTTGGAGATATATATATACCAATCGCCAAGTGCAAAGCTAAGGTCACGCTCACACTGCAAACTAGTAAGATTATGTAGGAAATGGAAACAAAAAGACATTCATCATCTCGCAATCAGTCACATAACACAATGGACAAATTGGCAAGTAGCAGCAGCCACACAACGACTCATCTGGACCAGACAGGCAGTCACGTTATCATCGCCGAATGGAGCAGCAGTGGCATTCCTTTCGCATCACGCTCGATGCCAAAAGCTCTATCTCCTCTTTTTCTTAACCACCGCCATCCAATCAATTTTCTTGGGCGCTCGGTTCCATTGAAATTAGCTACGCACCGAAATCTGAGATAAGGATAAGGGCCAAAAGGTAATCAGCTAGTTGATAGAAAGTCCCAGGTAAAGAGAATCATTTGAGAATATACAACCACATTATTTGTCGATATGATATTGAAATTAGTGTGAGTTGTGTCGGCTGGAATCTTAATTATTGACACGAAACAAAAAAGCGGTGTGGCATTTTGTATATCCCGAGTTAGGACTTGTTCCAATTTGGCGATGGGCTGGAAAAGGCGTGTAGTTGCGTGTGATTGGAATCCGTCTTCCAGAGTAATATAGAAAAGATAAATTATGGATGAATTATTAATACAAGTGGTTAGAAAAGATAAATTATGGATGAATTATTAATACAAGTGGTTAATGCATAGAAAAAGATATGCTTAACACGTGGAGTTTCAATGATAATATTACATGTCTCAATGTACCGTCCCAAGGAgaatgttttaaaattaagtgCTTGCATGGAGTTTTTCATCGAGGAAGCGCTCAGGAGCAGTCCAAGACTTCAGTATTTTTTAATTGCGCGTTTTatttgaagaaattttttttacaaatttattttagtTAGGATTCGAATTATAAATATCTAGATGATAATCTGAATACCCTATCACTATATCATAActtgggatatttttttaattataaaatttatatttttaattataaaatttatatgataGGTACACTGAATTTCTTGGTAAgcatctatctatctatctatctattattattattattattattatttcaaaataaattgagGATTTAAGATTTATAATTTAGGATTTATgttaaaagaaatgaaaataaaaaatttttagtACTTGGTGATCACGCACGAATGAGTATTTAGtatattactattttattaaaatatgttgcattactaattaattttgatggagtctaaaataattttatatgaatattttttttacaccaaaaataattttaaaatttattagtaattttcacaAATATATCAATCAGGATATAGAGTTTAAGACTTAGTTATAGtgaattattgagaatttttcttattaatcaatcaatgatctagagttcgagactcagttaCAATGTATTGTTGAGaatttttcttattaatcaaTTAAGAATCTAGAGTTCGAAACTCTGTGGTGTATTATTGATAAattttttcattaatcaattagaaatctaGAGTTCCCTTTAGTcacacatcttagaattgacaacactgtGAGCAGAGAAGcaagcttctataaatatcttaGGTATAGGTATAAAAATCATACTTTTCTTGACTTTTTGACTAAAATtaaatatgatattaaattaattatttataaggAGGAGTCTGTTACAGTAATTTATTGTGAGGATTCTCGAGCATCATCCTAGCATTACATTACTGCATGGATCTAGCGCACCCTTATCTTTACCTAATTTATGGGTGACCTTTTGATTAAGATTAAGTGTAGTatttgttcttatcagtttaatatatgatataaagaattaaattaattttttatgaagaaaAGTTTGTACATACATATAATCAGGAGTGGTGCCATGTATAATTTTAATGGGACAGTTATACGTTGCCCCACCTCAATTTTTATAAGTACCTATATaagtatataaaattataaaaatattatatatatatatatatataaaatctaaattaaacaaaattacaTTAAATGTGCACGGATGCCTACACGGGTAGCATATCCAAGTCAAGTAAATGCCAAACAATTTTATTGATCTATTAAACTCAAATTAATGATGTAACTCCTAGAAATCAATGTCTTAAAACTGAATTGGCTTGTCTATCACGATCGAATCAATACTTTAACTAGTCCAATCGTTTGATTAAAATTCGACGACAGTATAATAAtttatatttcttatatatatataaaaggattatttttctaaatatatgatatttttatatgAGTAAAATTAAAATGGTGTAAGACACTTTTCATTTATTATCAGAAATAAATTATATAGGTTACGTTGTAATACTGATGATTCATAActgttataatataatataatataatataatcgtATCAGTAGACAATTCATCCCAAATATATTTGTAATACTTTCCTTGTATGAATCAATTAATTCTTAAACCTATTAACAGCAACGCTTTTTTTATAAATCAACACAACCTAGGATCTGTAAACCTAACATAACATTTGTACTAAtaattagtagtcatccgtgatttatctctttcatattgacttaaaaataaattgacaAGAACGTTGGGGACGAACGAATCACCTTTTACCATATGTAATAGATAAAAATCGTCACCGGATTCTGGTGTAGTGAGAGAGTATTCAGATTGTCATCTAGACATTCATTATTCGAATAATAATTATGAcgaatttataagaattttttttccatataaggtacgcaactaaaggatgttggactACTGAGCTGTCCACTGCGAGTGCTTCTCGATTTATTCTGGTGGTCGGTGGAAAATTTTCGTGAGACCGAACCGATCATCTCAGGCTCGACGTTATCCAATctgattaaatattttttttaatagataaaaatcataatatttaCTATTGATTAATGTTGACAATCAAATTATAACTCGGAACTGTTATAATATGATATTGTgtcgattaaaattaaaatatttatattatattagttatcatctcaaaataaaaaatattccgGGTGAAATgagaaataattttgataataaataaaaaagaatattctTTTTGACAACTAAAAAAACTCTTTTTATAAAAGTATGGAAAAGTTAAAtggaaaaaaattaataatagtaAAATGGAATCTAATTAGCTAGCTCGTTCCTCTACGacagactttttttttttttttgtctctcgATCGAAAGGCGAGGGTTTTGGACGAGCAAAAGGAAGAATACGACCTCAAGCGAGGAGAGGGAGCAGGATCGCCGACGATGCCTTACGTGGTCCGCAACCGCCTCTTGTTCGGCGACATCAAGGCCGCCGCCGAAGTGCTCCAGAAGGGGAGCGCCGAGGTCACTCACGTGCTCTCGCTCCTCAGCTCCGCCTCCATCTCTTTCTTCTCCGGCTGGCGACCCGACATCTCAATCCCCACTCAGAAGATTAAGGAGGTGTACGCCGGCGCTGATGGATCCTGGAGGAAGTCTCTGACGCCGGGGAAGCTCCTGTATTCGCTCGAGCATGCCGGGCCGGAGCTGAAGCTGGTGAGGATGGGGGTGCCGTTGAGGGATACGGAGGACGAGGACCTGTTGGACTACCTAGACGTGTGCTTGGATTTTATCGACCAGGGGAGGAAGGAGGGGTCGGTTTTGGTGCATTGCTTCGCTGGTGTTTCGCGAAGGTATGCCTTTCCTTCTGGGATTGCTCGTCTGCCTAAGTTTTTCAAAGAACATGTGCTATCCATTTTGATAGGAATACACTATTGGACTTTAGATCTCTCCATTTGTTCTCTTTTAGATTTGTATTAACATACATTTTTTTCATTGTATGTCTTGTTTACCAGTTGTGTTGAATCAATAAATTGTGTACTGTTTGATGGGATTAAGGTGGAACGATACAATAGAATAAATATGTTCTGTTCTATAAAAGATATGTTCTTGTTCAAAATTAGAAATctaaaaattgatgaaaataagaaacAAAGGTTGAATCATTTTGTCATTTTTTTGTCTTGCAATGACTCTTTAGAACAATGATGTCAGTGTTCAAGATTACTATTGTTAAAGGCCTTGAATTTTCTGTTCAATGGATGCAAATGAATAGTGCTCAATTGTTATGGGGACCATAACTCTGGCaagcaaaggaagaaaataaagcgAGATTATACTATTGTAACTTCGCAATGGTAGAGCGACGAGTGTCCATTGAAAAAATAGAATTGCAGAAAAAACAATTGGCTGCTGTAATCTGTATAGTTAAATTCAATTATCCTCTTTGTTTTTTCTTGTTAGTTATTGCTGCCTTTGCATGGATCAACTTCTACAATGTTGCAAAACATGCCATGTCGTCATCTTGCATATCATGTGAAATTCCTGATGCTTGGAAAATGATACTGTTCCTGTTTAAGATGTATTAATTGACTCCTTGTTTTAAAAGAATGGCACAATCCAGTCTGCAATAATTACTTATCATATGGTGAAAACTAGTTACTACAAAGGAGAAGATCACAGCAGTATAAGCAAAACAAATCACAGAAGAAATTCAAGGGATATTTAGGATCCTGTTAGGTTCATCTGAATTCACCACTTTTGAGCATAAATGTTCACGTATACAGCTCGTGTTGTCTTAAACATTCTAACAGTTAATGACATTTGAAGCCTTTTGATGTTCTAATAAATTCACCAAAGAGAACACACATCCATGTCAAACACTGACAAACCTTCGTACAAGTATAAGAGTTAAGAAGCAGCTTTGTGATGAGGAAGAGGTCAATTACATCAAATTTTCAAGCTAAAAAAGTGAGCATCTAGGTTACCATTTAATATCACATTCCCTAACATAGTGAATACTGTATTCTGATTCTGTATAACATTCGAACGTTAggtttaaacataaaattaaaaacccttaTCAAGCAACTTGCTTCCTGAGCCACAGAAACAATTTTTAGCATTCTAAATCTTATTGTTGGTGAACTATCCATTCTAGAGTGTCATTTCttattatttgttgaaataatgATTGTCAAATATAATTTCACTTATGGCAGGGCTTCCGATGGATTAAATGCCaatttgttgtttttgtttttgcagtGCTGCTGTAATAACTGCATATTTAATGAAAACAGAACAGAAATCGTTGGAAGGTCTGCAACTTTGGATGACTTTTTGTTCTTTGTTTGTTTTATCATTAGATGTATACTTTTTCCATGCCAGCAACCATTCACACATGTTCTGGAGGTGACATCTTATGACCTTTATTCTCATGCATCTTTGCTAATACGATGCATGTTGTGTTACAGATGCACTTGAATCCTTGCGTGAAGTGTGTGAAGTTGTAAGCCCAAATGATGGTTTTCTGGATCAGGTTAGATTAACTTTGGATGCTAGCCTGTCTCTGGTGTTAGAAAAGCCTTTGACTAAATCCCATGCAACTCTTTGCAGTTAAGTTTATTTGAAGAAATGGGTTTCAAAGTTGATACCGAAAGCCCCATTTATAAGCGCT
This window of the Zingiber officinale cultivar Zhangliang chromosome 3B, Zo_v1.1, whole genome shotgun sequence genome carries:
- the LOC121967772 gene encoding dual specificity protein phosphatase 12-like; translation: MPYVVRNRLLFGDIKAAAEVLQKGSAEVTHVLSLLSSASISFFSGWRPDISIPTQKIKEVYAGADGSWRKSLTPGKLLYSLEHAGPELKLVRMGVPLRDTEDEDLLDYLDVCLDFIDQGRKEGSVLVHCFAGVSRSAAVITAYLMKTEQKSLEDALESLREVCEVVSPNDGFLDQLSLFEEMGFKVDTESPIYKRFRLKVLGHSYKQGEKLDSSVFGADPGLPADSIPSEGIKGDQHTAYRCKKCRRVVALQENVVSHVPGEGETCFDWQKRKNNNRTNRFQDQDCSSLFVEPLKWMTSVEEGAMEGKLSCIHCVSRLGYFNWSGIQCSCGSWITPAFQIHKSKIDISRV